Genomic window (Acidobacteriota bacterium):
GATAGGCCTGCGGATGGCCGTCGGGGCGCGGGAGAAGGACATCCTTCTCCAGTTCCTGACCGAGGCCATCGTCCTCAGCCTGTTGGGCGGCCTGATCGGCATCGGGGTCGGCGTGGGCGCGTCCAAGCTGCTCAAGAACATCAAGATGTTCGCGTCCATGAAGACGGTCGTGTCGCTCAACTCGGTCCTGCTGGCCTTCGGCTTCGCCGCCGCGATCGGCATTTTCTTCGGCTTCTACCCGGCCCGGAAGGCCTCCCGGCTCGATCCGATCGAGGCCCTGAGATATGAATGACACCCGGCGGAGCGCGTCCGGCCGCCGGCTCGCGATAAGGAGATGGATATGACGAAGAAAGCGATCTTCCCCCTCATAGCCGCCGCGCTTCTCGCGGCGGTCCCCGTCCTGGCCCAGGAAACCCAGGCCCGGACGGGGGTCCTGTCGATGTCCCTCGACGAATGCATCGCCAAGGCCCTCAAGGACAACCTGGGCGTGGCCATCCAGGTCCTCGGCCCGCAGATGTCGGCCGAAGCGGTCAGCCAGGCCCGGGAAAAGTACATCCCCACGCTCAGCCTGAGCGCCCGGTCCTCGAAGTCCGAGAACGCGGCCTATTCGTACCTCGATTCCCCCGGCGACAGCACGATCAGCCGGAACCAGAACTACCAGTTCCTGAACGCCACCGAGACGCTGCCGACCGGCGGCACGCTGAGCCTGGGCTTCAACGGCTCGAGGACGACGGCCAACACCCGCGGCATCACGATCGACCCGCGCTACTCCACGACCCTGTCCTTCAACCTGACCCAGCCCCTGCTCCGGAACTTCGGCCTCAAGGTTAACCAGAACGAGATCCTGGTGGCCCGCAACAACCTGGGGGTCTCCGAGGAGACGCTCAGGAATACGCTGATGACGACGGTCTTCGACGTCGAGAGCGCCTACTGGAACCTGGTTTACAGCGTCGAGAACCTCGACGTCCGCCAGCAATCCCTCCAGCTGGCCAAGGACCTGCTCGATAAGAACCAGCGTTCGGTCGAGGTCGGCACCCTGGCCCCGATGGAGGTCCTCAGCGCCCAGGCCGAGGTGGCGACCCGCGAGGCCGACCTGATCCAGGCCGAGACGCAGATCAAGAGCAACGAAGACCAGCTGAAGCTCCTGCTCCACATCACCGGCGAGGAGGACAAGGCCTTGACCGCTCTCGTCCCCAAGGACAAGCCGACCTACGTCCCGCGCGAGGTCAACCTGGACGAAGCCCTGGCCGCGGCCATCCAGAACCGGACCGACCTCAAGATCGCCGAGTACGGGCTCGCGAGCGACCGGCTCAACCTCAGCTACGCCAAGAACCAGATCCTGCCCGACCTCAGCCTTTCGGCGTCCTATTCCAG
Coding sequences:
- a CDS encoding TolC family protein, which encodes MTKKAIFPLIAAALLAAVPVLAQETQARTGVLSMSLDECIAKALKDNLGVAIQVLGPQMSAEAVSQAREKYIPTLSLSARSSKSENAAYSYLDSPGDSTISRNQNYQFLNATETLPTGGTLSLGFNGSRTTANTRGITIDPRYSTTLSFNLTQPLLRNFGLKVNQNEILVARNNLGVSEETLRNTLMTTVFDVESAYWNLVYSVENLDVRQQSLQLAKDLLDKNQRSVEVGTLAPMEVLSAQAEVATREADLIQAETQIKSNEDQLKLLLHITGEEDKALTALVPKDKPTYVPREVNLDEALAAAIQNRTDLKIAEYGLASDRLNLSYAKNQILPDLSLSASYSSPGIDGTRIYYNGNPLDNDIAYTVPGDIGGALKQTFKLKYPNWNLGLTFSLPLANIFSKASLAQAKLNLRQSILDLENQKDQIYVEVKNAVRSVEANYKRILAYTKARELAEQKLAAEEEKRRVGMSTNYMVLSYQRDLANARISELNAIVSYNVSIASLEKSMGTNLKSRNIQLADFAPDLHQDRP